DNA from Equus asinus isolate D_3611 breed Donkey chromosome 17, EquAss-T2T_v2, whole genome shotgun sequence:
GGTCTTCTCTGGGCTCACCTCTGCTCTGGCCCAGCGCAGCCACCCTTCCCACACCTGTACACAGGAATACCCTCCTCTCCCACAGATTTCAAGCCTTGTCGACAGGAACCAAGCATTTGGCCTTAGTGTGGAGGAACCTGACAAGATCTTGGAACTCGCGACCTTCGACGGCATCCTGGGCCTCAGCTACCCTAGCCTGAGTGTCAAAGGGGTCACCCCTGTCTTCGACAACCTGTGGAACCAAGGCCTCCTTTCTCAGAAGCTCTTCGCTTTCTACTTGAGCAGGTAAGTCTGGGCTGGACCAGCCCTTTCTCCAAATCAGCTGTAAGATGCTTCTAGTGGCATGAAAAGTTACAGAATGCTTGATCCGGAAGTTTCCTGAGAGAGAGTCTAGTCCAGGGGTCAGCCAACTCTGGCCAGGGGCCACATCTGGCCcgccacttgtttttgtaaacaaagttttatcggaacacagccatgctcattcatgtACAGCTTGTCTGGGGCTGCTTTTCCTTTACAACGGCAGCACTGAGCAGTTGTAACCAAGATCACGCAgcctgcaaagcttaaaataatggtgatctgggtttttttttttaaagattttttattttttcctttttctccccaaagcccccccggtacatagttgtgtattcttcgttgtgggttcttctagttgtggcatgtgggacgctgcctcagcgtggtctgatgagcagtgccatgtccgcacccaggattcaaactaacgaaacactgggccgcctgcagcggagcgcgcgaacttaaccactcggccatggggccagccctgtgatctGGGTTTTTACAGGAAAACCTTGCTGACCTCTATAGTCCAAGTCGCTCGTTTGTCAGgtgggggaactgaggctcagagaggagctTGGCACAAGATTGCCCGGTCAGGTACTAGTGGCAGAACTCGAACTCAGCCAACAGGACGCCCCCCACGGTGGGTGGTCAAGCCATCAGCAGGTCTCCCATCACTGGAGCTGCTGACAGGAAAAACTGAGTCCCCTGGCTGGTGGAGGGTCTGGTGGAGGGTGTCaggaagggagaagcagagaCTAGAGGGGGACCTCTGTGGACAGGTTGTCTTCCCACCAAAGGCTGAGGTTGACCCCATCGATCCGTGCAGGAGGCCCAGAGTGCGGTTGAGGCTGTGGGTTCTGGGGGGATGTGAGTTCAAATCCCGGCTCTATAGCATGAACTGAAGCGAGCTGTTTAACCTCTCTAATTCTCCGGAATACTTGTACCCGATCAAAGGAGATGATTCATTCGacgaatattattcagcatgTCCTGGGGGCCGGGTGCTGCTCTGTGCACGTGAAGGAGATAGataagagggagaaaaggaagacaggaaataagcaaataaataaggcAAACAGACAACTACAGATAGTAACTGGTTCTGTGAAAGCGATGGATGGTGACGGGAATGTGGTTTTAGATGGACAGTGGGGAAGGCCCCTCTGAGCTGAGAGTCCACGAGGAGAGACAGCCAGGCTTGAGAAGCAAAGTTCCAgggttggggggcaggggagagcgAGGGCAAAGGCCCCAAGGAGCACTTGAAGACCAGTaaggaggtcagtgtggctggagccctgggagggagggggaggggatgaagTCGGGGAGAGCAAGGGACGAGCAAGGATCCGATTCACATTCTTGAAAACTCACCCTGGGTGTGGGCTGGAGAATGACAGAAcagagtggaggcagggaggccagggaAGAAGCTGTCACAGCCTCTTTAGGAGACAGAGGGTGGCGGTTTGGTCCAGGAAGGTGGAGGGAATAGGCTGCGCAGTGGATGGGGTCAGGGTATATGCCGGAGGAAAAGGCAACAGGATTTGCCGATTGATTCgatggagaaggaaggggaggggtcCTCAGGGatgtctcctccctccctgagATCTTACCGTGAGCCCAGGGTCAGCTGCATCCTCTGCAGGAGccggtgcaaaatgaaaatgggagACCCTGTGTTCAAAAAGGATTAGGAATTTCAAGACAGGAACAGCAGAGGTGTGGGGCCCTGTGGACAGCACAGGTGCAGGCCGTGAAGCCGACCCTGTGGGAGCCTGAACACATGGCCCTTAGCACCCCTGCGGCCTCAGCTGTTCTGAAAAATGACAGGCCAGACGAGGTGGTGGCCAGAGCCCACCGTCACAGCATCCTCCAACTGCATCCCCGAGAGCTCTGATTGCTGGGGGCACCCGGCCCTCTTCAGGACAGCAGGTAGTGGGAGGCCAGCCAGAATGTCCAAGTTGGAACCTCGGCTTCACCCTTCCTTAGCCATgtgacccaccctgggcaggtACTCAACcccctccgtgcctcagtttccccatctgtaaagtggagatgataGCAGTGCCTACTCCACGGGGCTGTGTGATGTATGCAGGAGAGAGTACGCACGGCCCTTAAGATAGGGCCTGGCACGCGGCTGAGCTTGCGAAAAGCCCCCCGCTATTCTACCCTCACCATGatgccttcctccccctccccctcagcaAGGGAAAGAAGGGCAGTGTGGTAATGTTTGGTGGCGTGGACCCCTCCTACTACACCGGAGAGCTGCACTGGGTGCCTGTGTCCAAACCCCTCTACTGGCAAATATCGATGGACAGGTAAGCCCCTCCCTCTGGGGACCGTCCCAAGAGATGCCCCCAGCCCCCCCGCAAGCATGCAcgcacagacacgcacacagacccaagCGCACACACTCATAGGTACAGCCCCTGGGTTCGTAATCACCCCAGGCCTCCTGACCAGCGTCCTGACCAGAGAAGAGTGATCAGGCCTGAGAAGGGGGCCCCACAGGCCTGGGGACCTGAGCTGTCTCCAGGACGAGTCTCATGCACGTGGGGCGGCTGCGGTGAGAAGGGGATCAGGGAGAATTCCACCGATCTGAATGGGGTCATGATAAGGGGTCGACCAGCCCAGGTCACCTGGGGCCAGGGGTTCCCAGTATACAGGCCCACCAATTTGAAAACAGGCAAAGTCCTGGGCAAGCCAGGTAGGCTGGTCACTCTAGGGAGAAGCTCCCCAGCCATGGGGAGAGGTTGGCTTCATCCTGGAGACCCGGAAGCAAATCATACAAAGGGATGCcagcccctgccccgcccccatcccagcCACACGGTGGGCAGCGGCTGTGACAGAATCAGGAAGCTGGGAATCCCAGAGTGGCCTGAGAACAAGGGGCAATAATTGATGGGATTCTGTGTGATGCCATCAGACAAAAGCTTAAAATGTCCTTTGGAGGCCTGCGTCCTGGCCGCTGGGCTAGCTCAGCTTTTGCCTGGCTAGGGGCCTCAGCATCTGAGCTGGAGTCTGCAGGGGAGGCAGCCTCTTCTGGAGCAGCCTGCAGCTCCCTTCCTGCCACTCTGAGCATCTGCTGCCCAGGAGAGCCTGCATCTTCAGCATGTGGCCCCCATCATTGGTCAGACACCATACATGTCTCCTGTTGTCcctcattcatttgtttgttcattcgttcattcaacaaacatatgtTGGGCGTCCGCTGCGTGCTGGGCACTTAAGggaggcactgaggatacaagtTGTTACAGACCTCACCATCTCATAGGGCAGATGTACATGAAACAACAAGTCACACAAATAATGAATTACCACTTAGATACATTCTAGAAGTGAGGAAGGATATACCAAGTGCCACCAAGAGGGGAGCCTAATCTAGTCTAGGGGGCAGACGTCCCTGAAAAGGTGACAATGAAGCTGGAACCTGGAGGATGAAGAGAAATTACCCAGACAAAAGGGGTGGGAGCAGTTCTAGGAAGGGCcaccagcatgtgcaaaggccctgaggcatgaAAGAGCTTGGTGCATTCAAGAACTGGgaggaagtcagagaaagtcaGTGTGACCAAAGCAAAGGGAAATAGAGGGGGCTGTTCTGGAGACAGTCAGGGAGGGGGCAGTGGCAGGGAAGTGACCCTTGTGCCTGCTTTGTTCCCCTGTCTCTCAGCATCTCCATAAATGGGAAGGTTATTGCTTGTGATGGTGGCTGCCAGGCCATTGTGGATACCGGGACCTCATTGCTGCTTGGCCCACAAGACGCTGTCCTCAACATCCAGGAGATCATCCAGGCCAGGCGCTCCACCAGTGGCGAGGTGAAGGGTCATGCCATAGGGTCACTCTGGGGCCTTCCACACTCAGGTAGATTCGCTGGGCCgaccttctctctccctccttctctgacAGTACTTCATCGACTGTGACGCCGTCAACACCCTGCCCGACATCCTCTTCACCATCGATGGCATCGGCTACCCAGTGCCGGCCAATGCCTACATCCAGAAGGTGAGGGGCCAACCCGGGGGGGCTGCTCCTCAAATCTGAGACTTTCGGTAACTGCCGGGCTGCAGCTGGGAGGAAGAGGCCTCCAGGGGGCCAAGCTGCGCCATTGCAGATGCTGTCGCCCCCTCCTGGCTGGGCGGGGGCCTCCCACAAAACGAACTTCTGGATAGCAAAAGGCAGTGTGGGACAAGCATCCTCAAATAAATATGGAGCCACCACCCCATGCCGGCATGGTGCTAGATACAAGGAGAGGGGAACACCGCGGgcctctgctctcaaggagcttcaGTTAGACCAGGGTGCTGGGATGAACATGGAAAGTCAGCTACAGCAATCTCTGAAATAGGCCAAAGGAACAGTGACAGGAGGGCTTGGCTGGGGACAGTCCCAGTGTGTTATTACACCATAATTAACAGTGCTCCTTTCCCAtctcaaaagtgtcctggtttggatgataaattatgtgGTTACCCTAGTCCTAGGCGGCAACTTCCTCTTGCTAAGCCCCAGTTGCCCCTTTGTGAAATGGGGCACCAGCCGCCGCCCCCCTTCGTGGGATGTTTAGATGCCGACATGAATAAAGGATGCTCAGGGACCACAGAGCACCTGGTATAAATGTCAGCTCCCCATGAGAGTTCAGAGGAAGTGGAATGGGTTTGAAGAAGCCTTTGAGGAAGAGAGGGAATTTAAATAATTCTAAGCCCCCAGCCTCAAGGAGGTCTGCCCGGGTGGAGGAAGGTCTGCACGGGGGTCCATGTAATTGGAACCGCAGGGAACCCCAAAGGGGTGCCTGGGGCAGATCCGGCGTAATGAGGGCTGCAGACACGGGGAGCAGCAGGAAAACCACCCAAGTGAGCCTGGAGTGGCCGAGGAGGGTGAGTGTGGGTCCAGGAGGCGGCCGGGCAGGGCTGAGCTCACTCTTAAAGAAAGAGTGAggggaagggtgaaagaaagGCATTTTCCGCAGAGGGAACAACCCAACCGCAGCACAGTGTGAGGGGAATTGCGGGTGGTTCTGGTGCCTAGGTGGGCACCCCATTCTGCAGCTGTGGAAAGAGCCACTTGGCTCAGATGAAATCAAGGTAAATAAAGCTGAGAAGCTGGCGGCCCTGGACAGTGAAGGGGTTGGCGGATGAGGGCTCAGGCCGACTATGTGTGTTTCTATCTTCTCCAGGATGCTGCTTTGGGTATCTGCTTCAGCAGCTTTGAAGGCAACGAGGACATCTCGAACAACTCGGAGGAGTGGATCCTGGGCGATGTCTTCCTGAGGCTGTATTTCACCGTTTTCGATCGGGAAAACGATAGGATTGGACTGGCTACCGCGGTATAAATGCAGAGGCCACCCCAGGAAGTAACCAGGCCGCCCcaaacacacaccccccacacacatttGGGGCATTCCCACCCGGAGGTGCTGGCCCCAACTGTCTTTGGTGGCCTGCAGAGCCCTATTCTTGGTAGAGAATAAAGATCTTATTTCCAATGGTGCTAATACGAGTGCATGCCTCTCTTTGCGTCTGGGAGGTGCCTCAGAATCAGGCAGAACTCTAGAATGGAGTCTGGACCACACGTGAGAGGAGCCCAACTTCAACTGGCTTAAACCAAAAGGGAGACTTATCAAAAGGATACTGGGGATCCAGGatgcaggagccagagcaggtcCAAAGATCTCCGTGACCGGACCCAAGAAATCAAAACCCAtcagctttctttctctccctctctctttcccacctCTCATCTCTGATTCTCTTTGCCTGACAGCTTTTTTCTCTCAGGCTTCCACACATGGAGAAGGACTTTCCTGCTTCCTGACCCAGGGCTTTACATTCTTAAGGCAcctaaagggaaaggaaagaggctCAGAAAATCTCAGGGTACCAGGGAGGACCCTGATTGGTCCACCTCAGGTCATGTGTCCAGGCCTGGACCAATCATCATGACCAGGGTATAGGGTACTCTGATTGGCTCTCCTTGGTCAGGTGGCCTTCTCTGTGATGTCAACATGACTGACAGTTTTCTCCAGAACGATGTGACTGGAACTGGGGAGGAGCAGTCCCTGAAAGGACACCCGAGAGGGATGTTCTAGGCAGATGGGAGAGTTTGTGACTACCCCACCAACATCCACAACCTCCTCATTCAGAGGAATAgtaaaaaaggataaagaaaatagaCTCGATTCTTTCCATCTCGAAGGACCTTTGGCAGTGGCCATCTGCTCCAAGGAGGCTCTGGGTGAGGCCCTTAAAATTGGGATGTTCCACTCTGGTCCCCCCAAAACAAGGCAGGCAAAGATCCCAGTCACTAGCTTTCTGCCACCCACACTTGCAATGTCCTTTCCAGTCCTGCTGCCCGACTGATGGCCCATGCAGATGCCTGAGCCATCCCCACCCCTCAGATGCCCAGTGAGGCCCTTCCCTTGGCCTCCAAGACTGTCTTGGGGAGGCAGACTCTCCTATAAAGGGAGACCCCTCCTGGGCGTGCCATCCTGCGCCTCCTCCAGGGGAGGAGCTGCCATGGTTTGGGATGTGGGTGTCACTTCTTCCCACCTGGGCAGAGGCCCGCCCGGGATAGGGGCAGCAGGGgtcagaaggcagagggagggaggcccagatggaagaaggaacaggaaagaataaataaggtGGGAAACGGTGCCCGTCTCAATGCACAGTACTGCCCTTCACTCAGGTGAGACAAATGTCAGCCATGTGATGTCCTCCTTCCTTCGTCATCCTTTCATTCGGTccctatttactgagcacctgctgtgtgctgggcactgtggtgGACCCCTGGGATAGAGAGCTGGATTCAGAACCCACTGCTGAGtcaaggagaaacaaaaagagacaaattaTAGGATCCAATGGGGAGTGCCCAATACAGGAAGCAACAGAGGTGTGGGTGGGAGGCCAGAAGAGAATGAGCTTTCTCTTCATGGAACAAGGAAAGGCTTCTGGAGGGGTGAAATCGACCTCAATCTCGCCACCCCACTGTGAAACACCCGCCCCCCCCAAACCCTGCAGTTACCGTCTGTGTGCAAATGCACTGTGCGTCCGTGGTCACAGGCACCCAGTCCCTTTGGGATGACATAGGATTATAGTCGCATAAGGGGAGGCAAAAGAAGAGCAGATGCAGAGCTGATAAAGGGCAGGGAAAAGGTGGGACCACAATCAGTGTTGCTTTTAAATAAACAGTAAATATCATGAAGTGGGCT
Protein-coding regions in this window:
- the LOC106844376 gene encoding pregnancy-associated glycoprotein, which gives rise to MKWFGVLGLVALSECLVTIPLVKIKSLRENLREKDMLKEYLEKYPFRLTHKLLHKHADSGVAFEPMRNYLDIAYMGIISVGTPPQEFQVIFDTGSADLWVPSIYCSSPACSNHNTFNPLRSSTFVASGQPIKLIYGTGKMSGFVGYDTIKISSLVDRNQAFGLSVEEPDKILELATFDGILGLSYPSLSVKGVTPVFDNLWNQGLLSQKLFAFYLSSKGKKGSVVMFGGVDPSYYTGELHWVPVSKPLYWQISMDSISINGKVIACDGGCQAIVDTGTSLLLGPQDAVLNIQEIIQARRSTSGEYFIDCDAVNTLPDILFTIDGIGYPVPANAYIQKDAALGICFSSFEGNEDISNNSEEWILGDVFLRLYFTVFDRENDRIGLATAV